ttttttgtagttttatcctttagtatttatttaattggagattagGCTCtattttttccaactttccGTGTCTTTTGTTTTatcgtttgtttttttaattgattagttCTCttgatctttttaattattattttttattaatttttttttataataaatattattcttgaattaaatagaattgattGGTTGAATATAGGTGAATTatcactccttttttttctttttcttttcagcaGTGTTACTCTAGCGACACGTGtgacttcttttaattttatcatgcaTTCCTTTACAATGGGGTCTAGATATCTTAACAAGGTTTTTTTGACAGTAGGTATTGTACATAGTGGAATGACAATGAGTCTCcatcaatcttttctttcttcttggttCATGTATGATATTGGCAgcatatttgttttagttaattattaccaaaaaaaaatttgtatggtTTGTctgttattgttgtctatagTTTAAATCAGACTATTacattacttaattttattggatTCCAATCAAGCTAATGAATCAAGCATCgggtttttcttacttttttacAAATACTATCATTGCCTAAACATCTATGttgtgcattaaaaaaaaatgataggcCCACACTATAGCATAGGTCATAGGTCTAGTAAATCTAAAAAGAGAATTCCATATCTTTTCTTATATAATGAGTAGTCTATTTAtaggagaagaaaatgagaatatTAAAAGATGCTAGGAAACTCAAATATCATGGAAATTCAAGAGACTAAACTCAAGAGTCATGAAAGTCCAATAAACTCTAATGggtattcaatatatataattacaaatttTATAACACTTCCCCTTAAATGACCATGTACTAAAAATGTGTCATGTTAAAACTTTGCAAAGAAAAACCTAAAGGGAGAAAACATAAATGAAGGACAAATAGCATAACATTCTTGTGTGATTTTTAAATACTTCAGAATTCATCAAAGGGTTTTATATAGATACTTCAAGATCCATATTTGAATacttcataattaaaaaaaaatgtcaaattgCCTCATTAAAACCATACAAAGTTAAAACtcaataggaaaaaaaacctaataaaagaaaagggactaTAATTTGCATTGACTTCCTCATACATACTTtataataaatctttaaaatgACGCATTCCAATATTTTATACAAGTTTCTTAAACGTTGAGGTTGGTAAAGACTTTATAAATAAATCTGTTAAATAATCATTTGACTTGCTTTGCTTGATATCATACTTTCCTTTTTGTTCAAGCTCATGAGTATACAAGAACTTTAGTGAGatatgctttattttatttgctttaatgtAGCCTCCTCTAAGCTGAGTAATGTAAACAAAATTATCTTCAAACAATATTATAGGACTATTATCAATGGTTGGCAATCCATATTTTGCTTTTATATGTTGGATAATTGACTTTAACCATATACATTCTCAACTTGCTTTGTGGATTGCAATAATTTATAActgatttgatgaaaaaaaccattaatgtTTGTTTGACATATCTTCAAGAAATTGCAGTACCTTCATAGATAAATAGATAACTTATTTGTGAAATCCCTTTTATAAAGACCAAAGAGATAACATACATCTACATATCTAATGAATTATGAATTTGATCCACTATAAAATAACCTCATTTTGGTTGTTTCGTAGAGATAGCTAAGTATATATTTGATCTCAttacaatgttttttaatgGGATTGGAACTGTATCTTGCCAATAAATTGATTACAAAAGATATATTCGATCTTGTTTAATTTACAAGGTACATAAGTGCATCAATAACACTAAGACATGGTACTTCTAGACCAAGAATTTCCTCTATCCTTTTCTAGTGGTCGAAACTGATCTTTCCTTCGTATCAAGTGATTGAACAATCATAGGTGTACTCAAAGATGATCATTGTCCATGTAAAAGTGCTCAATGaccttttttatatacattgattGATGGAAAAATATTCCATTTGAGAGATATTCAATCTCTAAATcaagaaatgttattatttttttgagatctttcatcttaaatttatctttcaaataaGTTTCAGTTTTTATGAGCTCTTCAAGAGTATCAATAAGATTTAAATCATTGACATATATAATAGCAAATTTAAATGTagttttcttgataaaaatatatgaagttAGAACCACGTTGAATTCTGATTCCAGAAAACTTGCTCCGACAGAGGACTTTCCATACCGAGAAATTATGATAAATGCAATAATTCAACTACCTCGGTGACTACTAGAATGATCCAGGTCCGTGAATGTGTTTCAAACTCGAAGGTAGAAGAAAGAAGGAAGAACGACAAGGAATGATCGATGCCgataattacaattaaaaaagacaCATACTTACGTAAGATATTTTATTGGAGTTTCCGCGCAAGCCACGTGCTGTCAACtgttgattgtttttatttcttgtttggaACTGGAAAGAAGTTCCTGATTGAATTTTATCTTCACTTCCGTTTCCGACCGAATATGTTCTCTCTCTTTCCATCTTTATTTCCTTTTGCCGACGATGCCGTATTAGCCACTGTGACCAGATAGAGCCATCCTAATGGGCCAACAAATGACAGAGGGTTGCTTCTTCCCTGCAGATGGAACCATTCTTTTCTTGGAGCTcatatctctttctttttcaactctCCTTTTCCCGTCtgcccttttttgtttttatttctcttgttCTAGCAAGTAGGATATTTACCGTACTGCTGCGTTGCCTTTGGTGTTGATTCAAGAGCACTGCGTTGGAGGCTTACTGTCACGTTCTATCACAACGCATCATCCATCTGGTAGAGCACACCTTCCTGCCTTGAAGGTGGAAAAGATCACCAGAAGACATTTTATGGTACAGAACCTTTTTCACATCTGGATTCTGTTTTAAAATCAGATTCAATTCCAAAGCATTTTCAATGTCCGGGAAGCTTCCAACGTAATAAACATCCATTGCTCCTTTGTCACTGCTCATTATCTGGCCACCCCAGAAGATTCTCCAACGTCccttttacatttttaattcaTGCAATCTACAGTTTGCCTTCAAGGTACGTATCTATCCATGGTGAGTTTTGAAAATGGCGTGCCAGACTTGAGATCAGCGCTTTAAACAACTGCTGTTATGCATTATTAGTTCACAGAGAAGGGGAAAACATTTGATCCTGCTTCTGCGTGGATCCATCCTTGTGGGTTTTCTCTGGTGCTAAACGTGTGAGCATGAAATATGCGATCAGATACGTAAATTGGGTTGAAAATGTTGAACGCCTTGCTGAAGCTCGTATTAAGAGTAAGAACTAAGGAAGAAATGAAACGGTTTGGGCCCGGCCTTGTTAATTGGGTCCTGATGGGCTTCAGCGGCCGAAGTTCAAACTCTATTTCTGCTTATCTGTTATGAATTAAAATTCTTCATAATAGAGTTTTTTCATGGTGATTAGAAGAAGTGACTCGTATCATTATATTAATTACTCCACGtattcttctttaaaaaaaaacggatatatatataaaaaactaatttatgacccacaaaaaattaaaagaatatttctatttaggatttatttatcctatttatatctattttttctatcCTTTCTTTAAAATTGTCCCAGggaaaaaccaataaaatatcattaattactctctaaataccataaaaaaaaattttgcattGACCATACTCGTTTAAtaaatgtgttaaaaaaatatcttatctcATCATAAAATTTTCCCACCTTATttgcttctctttcttttttttttatttctcaaaaaagaaaaatacaaaataaattagataacagacaaaaataataatttataaacagATTTAAGAAGGTGTATGTGTGTGTCTGTGTTTCACAAAACTAAAGAGTACTGACTAATTGAATATGTTAAAGTACAGGGGCTAAGTATAATTAACTCCCAGGTAAATAGTATTTGGAATTAAatgtataattatgatattgattattttttaaaaatatttttttctttttgagtaataatttttattttaaacatttacatattaaaattaaaatttcaaaaatattttttaaccagaaaacaaacaaatcccAGAACAACCGTTGAGCAACTCATAGACATACTTCCCCGCTTATATGAACAAGAACCAGCCTCTAGTGCATTCATGCTCGTCACGGGCTAGCAGTGACTCGTGACGGGCTTAAATGCAAACATTGATCGGAATTAGCAGGTAGAAGGAACAAAGTTGGTGTGTCATTATTGCACCTGCGGGACATCATGCTTTCACGGTATCTTTTGTTACGAAGATTATTATGGTGGCATTGAACAGTCTGCTTCTCTGCTTCCCGGAGGCACAAACAAGTGGGTGCCTTGATTTTGGTCCCCAGACACACACTCTTTGTTTCTGCCAGACAACTTATGTAGCTCTTCTGGTTCATTGAGATTCATCCTATAACAGCGGCACCTACAGTTAGATCCTAGATGCTATCCTATGATGTTCTTTAGATTAAGCCAGCAAGCACCCCGTTAATGAATGGCTAATCCCTCTTCTGAGAAAAACTCAAGGCTGCTGTGTATGGTTACTGTGCTGCAGGCGAATATTATATCGAAGTCCTTGACTGATCATGCATGAACCGAGAGCAGTGTAACCAGTTAAGGATTCGATTAATTAATGTAGCTGGAGTTGTTGGAAGTGAGATCTTGAAACTCTACAGAACGTGTCCTTTGGAGTTTTTCCCAGGCCTGAATAACAGAGGCACATGCTATGCATGTGCTCTTTTCAGATTGATTAGTTCCTAGCTATGGGATTCGATTGTGTTCTTCAACGTCTACACATTAGTACATTCTTAGATTTTGTCCATGGCCACGTTTCCTCCAGCTTGCTAGAGAGCTGGAGAGTAGAGAACGATCTCTCATATTCTTGACCAGGGCAGGTCTAGATCAGGAGTGATGCCTGAAGCTGccttttttctagtttcataaGTCTCTAGGGATTCCTTATATCACTGGTCACATGATTAGACAAACAAAACGACAACATGGGAGCTTGTAGCAGTGGATGCAGAAATTTCTACAGCCAAATCCATTTTCCAATACGTGGCCCCTTGGGACTGGTTATATGTTCAAAAGTTAAACTATGCTATTTGACCCTAAAAAGAAGGGTGTTTTACAACTCTAATTTTCCAGGAGACATAAAAACATGAGAGGCCTCTTTTAGGTCCCTCCGATGGCCACCACATAAACGAAAAGAGAACATGGGACACTCAAAATTCCTAGTATCACTCAAGATTTGTACGCCCAAAGGACCACATGATCTTGGTTTCCCTTTGTTTTCTTCCATCTTTTCACTGATCTAATAACCCTAGCTTTTCGCAATCAATGGCCGATGCCTAGTTATTCATGACGCGCGCACAGAGAAAGTCATTTGATATTTCCACCACTCACGCTGCAAACATGATGAGATATGGAATAAATATATACCATGGCAGACAATCTAAAAATTGCAATCGGACAATCAAGGCAcgtttttcatcttcttttccctaATTTGCGAGATTCATTCCACAAGGTACAAGAAGAAATATACCTTCGTTTATGCTATATCAACTTCCAAAATCTTGAAGCATGCATGACAGGACTCAGTTCCTACTAACTTGATATGGGACTTTTTTTAGCACAAAATTCAGCAATAATCCGACCGCAGACCACAGGGCTTGAAGGGCTTTTACCTATTGATATTGTTGCTAGGCCGCAACAAAATTGATAGAATTTCAGAGAATGTAGGGCGCTTTGATGGGGAATTGTTCCAGCACTTGGTCATCAGAGATTTCAGGAGTTGCGGGCAGTCCTTAGGGATCTCAGGTCTTAGGCCACAAGCAGCTATACCAACTGCTGCCTGCACAGGTGAATATGCAGCATAAGCAGCCTCGCCAGTCACCATCTCCCAAACCACCATCCCGAAACTATATGCATTACTCATCCATGTCTCGGTAATATTCTCTGGATCACCTGCAATAATCTGTTTTCAACCAGAAATGGTGGATCATCAATTCATCTGTGTTCCTGTTTAGGGAGGGAAATTTATGTATCATTATGGCCACAACACTTGGATTTGATAACTGCAACTTACCTAGTTGAATCTCCTTTCAGGATTTACATCGAGTTGAATATTATCATCATATGTATATTGCTCCTATAGGcaaatggaattgaaaaaagttTGTGCCCACGTATTGTCTTACAAATTAGGTATTGAAAAGGACCGCTAATCATGCCTAAAGTTCAAGAGATCAAATTAGCGGGCTCCACTAACTAGACCATTTTGCTAAAAGTGGCACCAAAACAATATTGTAGTGGCTGGGATGATTTGTCTAATGGAGAATATAAGGGTGTTTATGCAAAGGTAAATGTTATGTTGAGATGTAAAGCAAGAACAATTATGAAGACATGTTGCGCATGCTCAAGCAATTATGTTGGGATGAGTGGTATAAAGTCTCTTTCAGCATATTTGAGTGAACCAGATAGTGCCTTCATACATTGATTCTAAGCAATGTCCTTGAACACAGGGGTAAAATCGTTTATCACAAAAAGATACTCCTACTAAAGATAGGCAATTAAACTTACAGTATTCTCCTGGTTAAATTTACAGTAACAGGTAGgcaattaaagataaaaatggcaTAAATATTTCACGGTGACAGTTAAAGGTGATTAAATGTATTCGTAGCCAAATAATTAACTTAGAACCCAGCTACACAACAAAAGGTACAGCACCTATATGCAAACTAACTCAAAATACACCAACGATCCCTTAAGAACTAAACTATCCCAACATCAAAACAACGCAATAAGTCGATATCCTACAGGGCAATGATGCATGGCATGGAATTGCGATTACGTACcaaaaattatgataatcaaAACAACATTTCAAATGCATGCTAATCGACTGGTTTCATTGTCCATCTATGCAAAACACGCTTTGATCATTGCTAGGTTCATGGCCGTGACAAGTGCTTATCCAATGGATAGTTGTGATCAGAATTGACTTCTTTCAAAGACATGAATTTTGAAACTTGTGAAGAAAGATAAGGAACAAACCTCTGGGGCTAGCCAACGATAACCATCTGTTTCATACTCCATCGCCTCACCCATGCTCTTGCAAGCAGTAACTATGCCCATGTCCCCTAAGCAAGCATTCCCGTGCCGGTCCAACATAATCCGTTGCGTGTTAAGGTCTCTATATGCAACACCATGATCATTCATAAACTTTATCCCTTCTGCTACATCTGTAGCAATTCTTACTATTTCCTTAGTTTGAAGCTTTTTATTCTTTAGCATTAGCTCATTAACAGATCCACCTTCCATCAATTTGGTCACCACACACAATCCTTGATTTTCATCAACACAAATTCCATAAAATTGAAGAATGTTCTTATGCCCGCAAGTCATCAGTTCCAAAAGATCTTTACGGAGCTCGAACTCATAAGAATTCCCTTTATCACACCCTTTAAGCTTCTCAATTCCCACCCTTTTGCCCTTGTGAACTCCCTTAAAGGAATTTGGTCCAATCTGATCAATGAACTCAAGATTATCAGAGTTCAAAAGCCATTTTCCTATCTCATCCCTGCCAGAATTAACTGTTTGCCACTCATCGACGGATACAACAATCGACGAAGTGGGTAAGGGCATCTCAAGCTGAATATTGACATTTGAATTCTCAATGGCATTCCTACAATTCTGTTCACAAGAATCCTCTTCAATTTCACCAAAGTTTCCTTTAGTATTCTCTTCTTGACACCCACAAAGCCCAAAGGGAAGCTTCACAGTGGTGGATTTGGACTTCTTTACGGAAGATTTTAAAGCGCTTTCTATCCGAGCTCTAAATGATTTCTCTTGTCCAGCTTGGACTAAAAGAAGAACAACCCCAAGAGTAAACCCTTTCTTTTCAAAGATCTGAATCTTCTTGCAACAAATGGAAGCGCTATCCAATGCACCAGACATTGCGGGCCACGAAATGGACGAGTTGCAAGCAAATGTGAGTTTGTATACGCAGCCCTGTACCTCATCATCAGACACTTCTTGTATCATTATTGCTGGTTGCTCGTCAACTGATGTCTGCTCTATCAACTTAATGTGCAAAAACACTTCTTTCATATCAAACCCTGCCTGAGCATAACtgtcaaaaacacccaaatttaccaaaaaagaagaaagggcaACAAATTATGCATATAACGCAAGAACAACCGGAAGCTTTGTGGACAAAAGGTAAATTCCTGTAAaagcttttagtttttttcattatattggATTAAATCTCAAAATCCAACACTAATGTTATCTTTCTATTAGTagaccaccaaaaaaaaaaatcaaatggtgcGCTTTCTTTGCAAAATAGAGTGGCAGTGTTACTCCTCAAAAAAGTGTCTTTGTCCAATTTTCCTCCATTTTCATGGCAATCAAACAAAACCCAGTGCAAAATTATAAAGTAAAGCAAGATTGGATCaccaataaaaaccaaacctgAGTGGCAAAGAATCATAGTGCTTCCTGATATTGGACACAAGCTTCTCGGGCAACTGGCTCCCCGGATACAACTGAGTGAGGTTCCTTACAACACTCGCCCACACAACCTTTCTACATCTCTCGCCCTTATTACCATTTGCATTACCCTGTTGGGAGCTCGTTAGCTGCACTAGTGAGTCACGTTGTGAATCAAGATTCAATGAGTTTTTAAGTGAAGCAATGGCTTCAGACACATTTCGACTCAATCTTTGAAGCCTTTTTTGCATTGCAGATGACGAGGAAATAGTGTCTTTTACTGAAAGATTTGAGATTTTATCAGATAGTTGTAAGGATGTTGCTGCTGTAGTGATTGAAGATGATGAGGTTTCTGATCTGTCTTGTGTTCTCATTAAGACTTGTTCTACCATGTCCTCGTCTGTGCTGGCTCTGCTCGACCAGCACTCTAGTGCCGCTGCCATGGGTTCTTGCTGGTCGATATTGAGGCAAGACCAGGGTGATTAGTTAAGGTTATAGAGGGAGAAAATGAAGGGCTGTTTTGTGTTTGGGTTCAGATTCGAAGTTTGGTCATTGTATAAGTACTGGCCGCAGGAAAATGGAGAGGCGTGGGGGACTGTTGGGGTGGTTTGTTTAGAGGGTGAAGTGCAATAAATAATGGGAGGGGGGTATCATGAAAATAACAGTCGTGTTTGCTAGCGTGGAGATTTCTTataatattctttctattttttaaaatttatttttaatattaatatataaaaaacaattcaaaaatatttaaaaaaataattaaaaaaaccaaattatttttaaaaaataaatagattcaaTCTCAACGGGTagctttcatttattttttctttctttcttttccttttttaagaaACAGAGAGGctttaatatagaaaaataatgttttaattttaactctGACGGACTCCACCGAAAGacattgttttttaacttttaagagGGCAGGTGATGTGTAATTAAAccattgcttttttcttttctctcgaaagggaaaaaaaaaacttaatgcgCATCTTAATtcaaagttttagttttttctttcattttttccccAAACTaagtacaataaaaaaaattcaaactaatataattaaaaaattaattttcaaacaatCTCAATTTAACTAGTTGAGACACACGGAT
This genomic interval from Populus alba chromosome 1, ASM523922v2, whole genome shotgun sequence contains the following:
- the LOC118055572 gene encoding uncharacterized protein isoform X1, with translation MAAALECWSSRASTDEDMVEQVLMRTQDRSETSSSSITTAATSLQLSDKISNLSVKDTISSSSAMQKRLQRLSRNVSEAIASLKNSLNLDSQRDSLVQLTSSQQGNANGNKGERCRKVVWASVVRNLTQLYPGSQLPEKLVSNIRKHYDSLPLSYAQAGFDMKEVFLHIKLIEQTSVDEQPAIMIQEVSDDEVQGCVYKLTFACNSSISWPAMSGALDSASICCKKIQIFEKKGFTLGVVLLLVQAGQEKSFRARIESALKSSVKKSKSTTVKLPFGLCGCQEENTKGNFGEIEEDSCEQNCRNAIENSNVNIQLEMPLPTSSIVVSVDEWQTVNSGRDEIGKWLLNSDNLEFIDQIGPNSFKGVHKGKRVGIEKLKGCDKGNSYEFELRKDLLELMTCGHKNILQFYGICVDENQGLCVVTKLMEGGSVNELMLKNKKLQTKEIVRIATDVAEGIKFMNDHGVAYRDLNTQRIMLDRHGNACLGDMGIVTACKSMGEAMEYETDGYRWLAPEIIAGDPENITETWMSNAYSFGMVVWEMVTGEAAYAAYSPVQAAVGIAACGLRPEIPKDCPQLLKSLMTKCWNNSPSKRPTFSEILSILLRPSNNINR
- the LOC118055572 gene encoding uncharacterized protein isoform X2; its protein translation is MAAALECWSSRASTDEDMVEQVLMRTQDRSETSSSSITTAATSLQLSDKISNLSVKDTISSSSAMQKRLQRLSRNVSEAIASLKNSLNLDSQRDSLVQLTSSQQGNANGNKGERCRKVVWASVVRNLTQLYPGSQLPEKLVSNIRKHYDSLPLSYAQAGFDMKEVFLHIKLIEQTSVDEQPAIMIQEVSDDEVQGCVYKLTFACNSSISWPAMSGALDSASICCKKIQIFEKKGFTLGVVLLLVQAGQEKSFRARIESALKSSVKKSKSTTVKLPFGLCGCQEENTKGNFGEIEEDSCEQNCRNAIENSNVNIQLEMPLPTSSIVVSVDEWQTVNSGRDEIGKWLLNSDNLEFIDQIGPNSFKGVHKGKRVGIEKLKGCDKGNSYEFELRKDLLELMTCGHKNILQFYGICVDENQGLCVVTKLMEGGSVNELMLKNKKLQTKEIVRIATDVAEGIKFMNDHGVAYRDLNTQRIMLDRHGNACLGDMGIVTACKSMGEAMEYETDGYRWLAPEEHR